Within the Telopea speciosissima isolate NSW1024214 ecotype Mountain lineage chromosome 4, Tspe_v1, whole genome shotgun sequence genome, the region CTCCCtccaaagaaaatcaaagatcCTGAAGCTAAGAAAGTAAATCCTTTtgtaaaatggatttttttttctcccattatttcttttattgttgtAACAGACCTCGTATTAATGTGCAGCCAGAAGATTGGGATGACAAGGAATATATTCCTGATCCTGAAGATAAGAAACCTGAGGTATTCATCCCCTTACTTTCATAAGCTTTTTGTTATTTCTACTGGGAATTCTAATTTGCTCTCTGCTACATTGTATTAAAATCATACTTACTATTTTTGTATGTTCGAAGGGGTATGATGACATTCCAAAGGAGATACCTGATTCTGATGCCAAGAAGGTAGCTGATTCAGGACTTGCCTCTCAGTATCTTTATCATGTTTTGAAAGGCCTTATTTCCCTAAAAATGAACTAATTACTAAATATTGTGCTTCCTTACTCCATAGCCAGAGGATTGGGACGATGAGGAAGATGGTGAATGGACGGCACCAACCATCCCCAACCCAGAGTACAAGGGTCCATGGAAGGCAAATGTTCGTGAAATTTCTAAACCGGAAgcatgtcttttattttaatgggCTTCAGTCTTCTTAActgattttcattttcttcagaAAATAAAGAACCCCAACTACAAGGGCAAATGGAAGGCACCAATGATTGATAACCCAGGTCTTTATTGATTCTCCATCAACACTATGTTTACTTTTGAATGGTTTATTTTATtaacatttatatatttatgCTCAGATTTCAAGGATGACCAAGATATTTATGTTTTTGCCAATTTGAAATATGTTGGCATCGAGTTGTGGCAGGTATATTTGTGTACAACTTCTTGTAGCAATTGATTGTATTTTTCAGGCTAAATAAATGCTAATGGGTGAGATATGTACATTTCAGGTAAAGTCAGGGACGTTGTTTGATAATGTTTTAATTTGTGATGATCCGGAATATGCAAAAAAGCTCGCCGAAGAAACATGGGGCAAAAACAAAGACGTATTTTACTTGTGCCTTACCTGTTTCAGTTCTTAAAAGTCTTTCCTCAATTCATGCAAAGATATTAGTTCTcaagaaagagaataaaactCATGTTGAGATATTGGGTTTTGCAGGCTGAGAAGGCAGCATTTGATGAGGCTGAGAAAAATAGAGAGCAGGAGGTATATTGTCTTTTGCCATTTGTCCTCTGCATTTGGTTACAGATTTTGCCTCTGCCTACAGTATATGTAATTCAGCTGAGCAGGGCAAAACTTTTCCTATTGTCGTTCTGGTACTGATCACTCATACTATGGTGGTGGTACTACAGTACTACACAAGGGAAAGAGAATAGTAGGCTTCCTTTTATGTGTGGTTGTTCGGCTGGATGGCTgaatacttttttttgggggacaATTTTTCTAGTTCAGCAGGTCTGGAGAGTTATATCTGCCATTCTTTTTATGGCTAGATCCAATGTCCTGGTTCCTGACAGATTCGATAGAgctgaaattttatggacatgTGCTCCCAGAGGTCCCCTGGTcttatgtcaagtttcagccaaaaTTTAGctggccaagtggcaaaataaggTTTTGGAAATCTAGTgtaaaaatggaaattttacGAAAAGAAATGGGCGTTTGAATTTACAAGGGAATCTGTCAATACATGAGATGACTCAAAGAGCTAGTGTAAAGATGAAACTTCTCTAAAAAGAAATGGACGGCTGAATGTACAAGGTAATCTGTCAATACTTTAGAGGGTATATTGTTCTGACTCTAAAAGTTAACATGTGGCCAATCATGACCATTTTCTAGATTGCCATATTACCCTTCCATGTTGCAAAGAATGGTCAGTCTCGAGATGCTCTGTACTCTTGCCAGACTAAAAAAAAagttgtctttttatttttagacaTTGTTTCTCTGATCTGTTGTGATTCATTCTGGCAGGAAACGAAGGATGGTGCAGTTGATTCTGATGTAAGCTTTATAGAACTATTCCTGAAGTATATCATCCTATTCTTAATGTATTCCATTTGCGATTGAACTAGCATGTTTTGCAGGATGAGAATGAGGATGATGAAAGTGACGATACTGAAGGCGATAAACCTGATAGTGATGACACTGAAAGCAGCAAGAccgaagatgatgatgatgatgatgatgatgtgcaTGTATGTCTCCGTCTCTTTCAATTGTACAAAAAAGCTATGATTCTTCTGAAAATGTGCACGatgattttccttcttctgaCTTGTTACACACTTCCTCTTGTGGTTATTCATTTGCAGGATGAGCTGTAAGGAGATCTCTGAAGAAATTTTGGAGGCAGTTTATTCTAGGGATGACTCTGGTTTAGgcactcaattttttttttccatttcacttttttcttttggatgtaGGAATCCTTTTCAGGGAAGAACATTTAGGGTTGCATGAAATCATGTGGCTGTCCAAATTGTCTCATTTCAGTCCTTAGAACAGAAAGAAAGCTATAAGAGTTTTGTTCCTGCTAACTCGTTAAAGTAGTTCAAAGAATCAAATGGATTTGAGTTATCCCTCGGTTTTGGTTTCACTTGTTCAATTTCCTTTTGCATATCCCCCTCTTAAGGTGACTTTCGATTCCAAGACATGGCAGCAATCAGCAGAGGCGACCCTTCCAGCTCTGTTGCACATGTTTTAACCTGGAAAAAGATGGAGCCTTGGATCTCATACGACCAACGGATAGATAGATTTAGGCTTCCCTGGATAGAATCACGTGTGAAACTTAAGACTGTCTAAATGACCTTaataggaatttttatcctctgctgtCCGCTGCCCGGATAGTAGagtgctgtcccctcacatgggcgTGAAATGATGATTTAACCACCCCTTGGGCTGCCCGGATAGTAGagtgctgtcccctcacatgggcgTGAAATGATGATTTAACCAccccttgggcagtgtgtttgggcaggatGGTTAAATCGTCATTTTGCATCCATGTGAGGGGATAGCACTCTGCTGTCCGCTAACGATTCCTTTAATAGGTATAGTTAAACTTGACAGTTTTTAATTGCCCTTTGTTGTAGTCTTAAATGTCTGGGCACAAATTACAATCTTACTGTAAAAGATGTGATATTAATTGGTTTGCCCCAACAAGATATAGGCATATAAGGCccggatctagatcctctactgccgagctgcccagcaGGACCATGTTGCCCAGACACAATGAGgtgcgcaatgaccaccttaccctcactcgggcaaggcgcttgggtaggggtgaggcggtcattgcgcacctcgccgt harbors:
- the LOC122658310 gene encoding calreticulin-like isoform X3; this translates as MATPWKNPILFGMVALTILSIVSAEVYFEERFEDGWENRWVKSDWKRDENMAGEWNYTCGKWNGDSSDKGIQTSEDHRFYAISAEFPELSNKDKTLVFQFSVKHEQKLDCGGGYMKLLSGEFDQKKFGGETPYSIMFGPDICGYSTKKVHAILTRSGTNHLIKKDVPCETDQLTHVYTFILRPDATYKILIDNVEKQSGSLYSDWDILPPKKIKDPEAKKPEDWDDKEYIPDPEDKKPEGYDDIPKEIPDSDAKKPEDWDDEEDGEWTAPTIPNPEYKGPWKANKIKNPNYKGKWKAPMIDNPDFKDDQDIYVFANLKYVGIELWQVKSGTLFDNVLICDDPEYAKKLAEETWGKNKDAEKAAFDEAEKNREQEETKDGAVDSDDENEDDESDDTEGDKPDSDDTESSKTEDDDDDDDDVHDEL
- the LOC122658310 gene encoding calreticulin-like isoform X2 gives rise to the protein MATPWKNPILFGMVALTILSIVSAEVYFEERFEDGWENRWVKSDWKRDENMAGEWNYTCGKWNGDSSDKGIQTSEDHRFYAISAEFPELSNKDKTLVFQFSVKHEQKLDCGGGYMKLLSGEFDQKKFGGETPYSIMFGPDICGYSTKKVHAILTRSGTNHLIKKDVPCETDQLTHVYTFILRPDATYKILIDNVEKQSGSLYSDWDILPPKKIKDPEAKKPEDWDDKEYIPDPEDKKPEGYDDIPKEIPDSDAKKPEDWDDEEDGEWTAPTIPNPEYKGPWKANKIKNPNYKGKWKAPMIDNPDFKDDQDIYVFANLKYVGIELWQVKSGTLFDNVLICDDPEYAKKLAEETWGKNKDAEKAAFDEAEKNREQEETKDGAVDSDDENEDDESDDTEGDKPDSDDTESSKTEDDDDDDDDVHDEL